In Zingiber officinale cultivar Zhangliang chromosome 1A, Zo_v1.1, whole genome shotgun sequence, the DNA window AATAGGGGCAAACCCATTAAGCTCTAATAAGACAATCCTTTATAGATAATTGGTCTCCATTTCAATGCAATGCTCTAGAAGGTCCGGTTAAAGAGATACCCTTTAACACTAAGGGCTCCCTGGTCATTCGATCTAGAGCTTCTCCTCTACGTGGAGAACAATCTTTATATCTATTCAATCAAACAATGCATATAAGTAATTAATCACTACACACACATTTAATCAAACAAGAATAAAACATAAACATGTCATTGAACTCGGAAATTGACAAATCCATAGAGTTTACATAACATCATATTACAATTATTCTCTACATCTTATAATTCAGAGATCTACTTCATAACAAGGAAATTACAATCCAAATACATCAAAAGAaccaatctacaactcaaaactagaagagaagagaagggaaagcttATGAGTTTCCTTATGGGAAAAACCCTTCTCTCCTTCAAAAGGGAAGAAGATCCCCTTTTATAGGCAAGGGACACAACTCCTACCTTTCACACCACACAACTTGGTTGAATGACACGGTCATGCCATTGGATCCATAGAAAtgtggcacgaccatgccaaagAGGCATGACTAGGCCGTGCAACGTTTCATAAAATGAAGCATGGAGGTGCCTCTAGGGCACGACATGCCCGTGTGAAGCTCTGGAGGTGAGGCACGGGTCGTGTCAAAAGACACGACCCTAGCGTTGGCCTTGCTAGAGCGAGGCATGGTCATACTTTGGGCACGATCGTGTCGTGTACACCTCTGGAAACACTCTAGCTTGCTCTGGGAAGACACGATCGTGTCTCATGATAGACGACCTTGTCAGGtagaaaaacataatcatgccAAGGGAAACGACCATATTTGCTGCTTTTCCTTCAAAGTTCTTTCAATGTTTATTTTTGCTCCGTTTTCATTCCAAAATGTATCCTGTCgataaaaacaagtaaaaagtaatataaaaggaggtaaatcatgagatTAGCTTATCGCCGACCACCAAGTGGTTAGGAGGTGAACAACAATTTCattcatttgaaaaaatcttGAACCAAGTAACACTGAACCTGGGGTGATAGGTCCGGTCCAATGAAAGTTTCTCATTGGCCATTAGAATAAATCAGAAAGTACTTACAGTAAACGGTATAGAAGCCGAATATCTCATGATGAACTACAGATATTCATGATGAACTACAAGTACCTGAGTGAGTGGCAACTTGGTGCTCTTTTATTACATCGTAGCCGCGGACCAACAATAATTTCATTTATTTGTAGCAACAACCTACTTAATTTCAAATCATACAAAAATTTGATCGATTAAGCCGATCAAAATTGCTATTGCGTTACATGTTTTGTGTTTTCATAAACACGAATTTTATCATATTTTGGCAATTCGATTGCCTTATCAAAGACTAAGAAGATATAAGaaggtaaaaaaatataaaaaaaaaaaaatacaagcgtGTGATAAGCACGTGCTGTCGACTTCCCAAATTCTTCTTCCTCACCTTCCTTTCGCCGCGAACTGTTCAAACAGCTCGTTCGCCATCGCCGTGCTCGAGTTCTCCAGCGACTGGTTGATGGTCGGCGCCGCCACCACTGGACTTGTGCTCGTGCCAGACGCCTCCTTATATTCTCTCGGCGGCGGCGTATGCTGCTGCTGCAGCGCGGCCGCCGGCGGGTTCGCCTCCTGCATCTGGAGCGCGCGCTCCAGGCTCCAGAGCACGTCTCCCATGGACGGCCGGTCGACGCTGTAATTCGCCAGGCACTTCTCCGACGCTTCGGCGAACTTGTTCAGCGAGTCCTGGTTGATGGTCCCGGCGATGTGGGAATCGATGATCTTTTCAATCAGCCCCTTCCGCTTCCACTGCATCGCCCATTCCGCCAGGTTCACTTGCTCCCGCGGCAGCGCCGGGTCGAGCGCCGGACGCGCGCAGAGAACCTCCAGCAGCACCACCCCGAACGAGTACACGTCCGACTTGTCCGTCAGCTGCTGGCTCCGGAAGTACTCCGGGTCCAGGTAGCCGAAGCTGCCCTTCACCGCCGTGCTGACGTGCGTCTGGTTCATCCCCGGCGCGTCCTTGGACAGCCCGAAGTCCGACACCTTGGCCACGAACGCGTCGTCGAGGAGGATGTTGGTGCTCTTCACGTCGCGGTGAATGATCCCCTGCGCCGTGCCGGTGTGCAGGTAGTGCAGCCCCCGCGCCGCCCCGATGCAGATCTCCAACCTCTGTTTCCAAGACAGGGGAGGCAAGCCGTTGCCGTAGAGGTGGTCTCTCAAGGGGCCGTTGGCCATGTACTCGTACACCAGGATCATCTCCGAGTTCTCGTCACAGTAGCCGATGAGCGACACCAAGTGCCGGTGCCGGAACTTGGACAGCATTTGAATCTCTGTTTGGAACTCGTTGATCCCCTGCTCCGACTGCGGATTCCCGCGCTTCACCGCCACCTTGGTGCCATCCTCCAGCTCGCCGAGGTACACGTTCCCGAAGCCGCCGACGCCGACGACCGCGTTCTTGTCGAAGTTCTTGGTCGCCCTTTGGAGCTCCGCCAAGGAGAGGTAGCGGCCGAAGCCCATCGTGGAGGAGGCGAAGGCGCTGCTCTTGTTCGTGCTGTAGCCGTACCCTCTGCTCGCCGTGAAACTCGTGTTCCCGGTGTGCACTGGCAGGAGCCAGGATGAGAAGCTACTCCGCCTCTCCCAACCCTCTGGCCGCTTGCTCCACTTCAGCACCATCGCGCCGAGGCCGACAAATGCGCCGAGCATCATCGCGAATCCCACCGCCACCATCGTGATCTTCCAGTCGCCGTCGTCGGCTTTGGACCCGTCGACTCCGAACTCGCTGTCGAGGCTCCCGACCGAGTTGCTCAACTTCAAAATCTCCACGCCATTGAGCAGCGCGTCGACTCGGCCGGCAGGCTCCTTCATCAGGCCTATCTGGACCGTGATCTGGTCCGCCGCCACCGAGGCATTGAGGACGATGTCTTTATAGTAAGCCGAAGCCAACTCGCCGGTGATGGTGGAGAGGTCGAGGCCGGAGATCGCCATCTGGCCGTTGACATAGACGTTGAAGTAGAGGTCGTTGAGCGACTGGCTGACGATGTCGCAGAAATGGAGGCGAAGGAGGTAGGCGAAGCTGGGGTTCACGGGGAAGGCCCACGTCACGTTGAAATTAGGATTTGCCACCTCCGCGTCCGCCATTTCGACGGCGGTGGCGTAGACCGAGTTGGGCGCAATGAGCGGCGTCACGCCCTCCGGGTACTTGATGATGCCGGGGGAGACGGAGACGTTTTTACCGGCGGGCGGTTGGAGGAAGGGCGCGTCGGGACCCCAGTTTCGGCCGAGGGTGTCGTTGGCGGAGGTGATGGCCGGGCCGCCGACGTTGATCCGGTGCGCCACCTGGAAGGCGTGGAGGGAGAGTCCGGCGGTCTCTCCGACGGGCGCGATGGTGGAGGCGGAGTCAGGGAGGAGCGCATCGGGGGCGGAGACGACCTCGATGCCGTTGACGAAGGCGACGGAGTTGCGTTGAGGGGAGAAGTGCAGGGCGAGGCGTGGGTCGGTGGCGTTGACAAGGTACTCCCTGAGGACCCAACCGCCGGAGTATCCCTCGACGGAGAAGCTGTGGAGGAGCACGAATTCGTCGGTGGAGACGGAGAAGACGGCCTGGGTGAGGTTGAAGTCCGGGTATTCAACGGGGAAGAAGTGGAGGCGGATCCAGTGCCAGCCTGGGCGGGAGAGGGCGAAGCTGAAGGTAGCATCTCCCTTGAAGATCCTGGCGGAGAGGTAGAGCGGGGAGGGGACGTCGCCGGGGACGGAGGGCACGGAGGCGCTGACGTCGTCCTTGGCAGAGAGAAATGGCGCGGACTCTGCATCAGTCTCGAACGCGCGGCCATCTGGCATCGTGGCCGCCGAAGTGGCGCCGCAGTCCAACAGGAAGTTATCCGCGGGAGTGAACGTCGACGACGCGGCGGCGCCGGCGGCTGTCGGCGTTGCAAAGGCCGTAGCCCAGACTACGAAGAACAAATCGAAAAACACCATCAATTCTGCCAAATGAACACTCGATTTGTCTCTCTCTCCGATCCCCTTCGGGGATCAAGcgaaaaggaagaggaagaacaaagaggaagaagcggaagaagaagaaaagtgacTATAATTGTTGTTATGGCGCAATTTGCTCCATGAACGACCTTTGATTTTGATAATCTTTTAAGATCCGTACTATTTATGGAGAGATCGAAATAAGGTTAGCTATCGAGAAAAAATCGCAGGGAGTGTCTCCTATTTCTCGGGCAAAACTAGCAGATCTTTCGTGCACTTTCATACAAAAGCTGTTGGTTAACTCTCAAATCCGACATTACTTAATCTAATGGTATTTAGTACAACAATTGATTAAAAGAAATTTCACCTTTTCCAGTGCTGCATTCTCATTGTAGTGTcggatttttaaaaatcaacattacTATTTATATAAAAATCAGCGCCACTATTTTATTTGTATATAAATCTTAAAATCAAGACTACTGTGATGTTATATTTTAAAACGTAACAATAGTACTGAATTTTAAAATGTAGCACTTTTGAAATGCAATACCAGTGTTGCTCTTTTAATCCAATATCAAAGTGAGAGGCAAAATAGGGATGCGCGTCAATTGTTGTATTTATTACACAGGAGCTACGATATAGTATGAAATCTCAAAATTTATATTGATGTGGTAATAAGGGGCCGCCTAGTACATATAAGGGCAGAGGTAACAGATGACGTGAGCGTTAAAGTCAAGATtaatgtggaggtcaaagttaaaacGGTCAATGTCAGGAAACCAGCGGACTCACCAAAGGTGGATCAAACTGAGGTCTATTGCAGTTATCGGTCGGACATGAAGTGTCAGATTGACAAGCAGCTTGTTCGAGCAGAATGCCCGTATAGTCAAGAGTACTACGACAAGAATATTAGACGCTCATCACAAAGCGAAGAATGTCAAAGCGACTAGAGCGCTCTCCCGCTCGGGCGGAAATAATCTACCGAACCAAGTCATTGTATGGAGCAACAGAAGTCTACCAAGCGGGGATCCGTAACCGAGCGACTCCTCCGTTTGGTCAAGCAGTGGGACCCCTCTCATATCCATTGATATCCCTTTAGGAGATAGTGCTATTGACAACGAGACATGGTTAACAGGCGGATCGTATGGCGAAAGCTTCTACCGTCTTGTCAAGGATTTGTGTGCTCTGTTAAGGTATGGTATCAGAACCATTTttctgacatgtcctttcataggataATTTGGAGAATGTGCCCATGCCTTGAGAAGCGTGCATGTCGCCTGCTGGGGTGCTATATAAAGAGGGGGTCAATGCATCAATAGAGGTAcacgttattcactattcacacCTATGCTCACTGTTGTTTCGTTTCCTTCCATCTTTTCggcgactgacttgagcgtctgagGGCCAACGCCAGGGTCATCTTCCCTGGTTCGACATTGATGCTTCTTGTGTTGCAAAGCGGAGCGAGATCTATATACAGTCAACCTAGAGGCCACAACCCCAACCAGCCTTGTTCACGATTTTTGGGCAACATCATATTAACGCCATTTGTAGAAACGTAGCCTGCATCTGatacgtgaagatggaggacgctggacgactcaccacgatgactttaacaaaggaggagttgGATATGTTGATACAAGCCCGAGTAGTAAATGATGGAGCAACAACAGCAGCAGGCGCTGGTCGTGCGCTAGGTACATGAGCCCGCGACATTAGCAATGGTCAGCAGGCCTGATACAAGGACCGAGCGGAGCATATGTCCATTCAAGGGAAGAATAAGAAGTCGATCGACAAATACGGGGACACACCCAATGTGTCGATCCCCTTTCATCATGCACTGTTCTAGACTCCCATAGAGGAACAGTGCCGAGTGAAGAGAGAATCGGGGTCCTCTTCGGAAGACGCGCTCGTTCGAGATGCATAGAAAGGGAAAGCACCCAGAAGTGATGattcgcccgagaagaccaataAACAGTTATCTTAGGGGATCCTGGATAACCCTCTGCCTCGACATTACACCCTACTGATGATAGGAGAATATAATGGAACGACTGATCATGACGACTACCTAGCCAAGTTCGATAACGCGACCACGCTctatcaatacaccgatggagtaaagtgtatgGCCTTCCTCACCATCCTTTCCGGGTCAACGTAGTGTTGGTTTAGGCGATTACTAATCGGATCAATTCATGGCTTCAAAGATTTTCAAGCGGCATTTTTGCATCACTTCGCCAGCACTCACCAGTACCAGAAGACAAGTGTTAATCTGTTCACgttgaagcaagggcccaaggaggcACCAAGAGCCTACATTAAGCGGTTCAATCAGGTGACCATGGATATTCTATCAATCTCCTCAGAGATATTGGTAAATACCTTCGCCTAAGGGCTtacctgtcacgccccagaggggtccctgccagaagaaatttcgatagcatctcccctgtacgggtgacaatctaaaacattactacataaaaaatatacatcagccacactcggctggaatatatatagaatataactatcacaatcacgcagtttaataagcctacacggctgaataaaaataataactgACATGCCAACATCATTCATAAccatcagcctacacggctggaacaaCATAGAAACAGACACAGCGGAAGACAGAACAATAAATATTCAGCCTGCACGACTGGATGTAAACATAGCGGAAATCACAAAAGGAAAACGAATGTGTGACCGACAAAGACACTAACTAAATTACCTGCAACCAACAGACTAGACTCCATAAAccatatcgaagcatacaataccaagttcacaaaaccaaaacataaatagcgTTAGAAACTAAAACCAGAAAaagaactatcctcgagtgtgacgtaagaccgatgactcatctacctgttacctggcgaaagaaaaccatttttacggggtggtgagtattggaactcagcgggtaaggaaagagatagtgcatgaacataacatataagtaaagagtgagccaagagtatacagtctcataagaggaaatagcagatactacaatagaatcaaaataaatgctcatacctgaaaccatatcctaagctaggtatagtaggtcagactGGTACTAATTTGCTACAGCtcatactacagaggtaataagcaaggtatatacaagcaATAACAGCGTATGTAAACAACAgcaataagtaagcaataacaacatatataaacAACAGCAGTCCAAGCCAATATAGTAACAGcgtatgcacagatggtcact includes these proteins:
- the LOC122009675 gene encoding probable receptor-like protein kinase At4g39110, with amino-acid sequence MVFFDLFFVVWATAFATPTAAGAAASSTFTPADNFLLDCGATSAATMPDGRAFETDAESAPFLSAKDDVSASVPSVPGDVPSPLYLSARIFKGDATFSFALSRPGWHWIRLHFFPVEYPDFNLTQAVFSVSTDEFVLLHSFSVEGYSGGWVLREYLVNATDPRLALHFSPQRNSVAFVNGIEVVSAPDALLPDSASTIAPVGETAGLSLHAFQVAHRINVGGPAITSANDTLGRNWGPDAPFLQPPAGKNVSVSPGIIKYPEGVTPLIAPNSVYATAVEMADAEVANPNFNVTWAFPVNPSFAYLLRLHFCDIVSQSLNDLYFNVYVNGQMAISGLDLSTITGELASAYYKDIVLNASVAADQITVQIGLMKEPAGRVDALLNGVEILKLSNSVGSLDSEFGVDGSKADDGDWKITMVAVGFAMMLGAFVGLGAMVLKWSKRPEGWERRSSFSSWLLPVHTGNTSFTASRGYGYSTNKSSAFASSTMGFGRYLSLAELQRATKNFDKNAVVGVGGFGNVYLGELEDGTKVAVKRGNPQSEQGINEFQTEIQMLSKFRHRHLVSLIGYCDENSEMILVYEYMANGPLRDHLYGNGLPPLSWKQRLEICIGAARGLHYLHTGTAQGIIHRDVKSTNILLDDAFVAKVSDFGLSKDAPGMNQTHVSTAVKGSFGYLDPEYFRSQQLTDKSDVYSFGVVLLEVLCARPALDPALPREQVNLAEWAMQWKRKGLIEKIIDSHIAGTINQDSLNKFAEASEKCLANYSVDRPSMGDVLWSLERALQMQEANPPAAALQQQHTPPPREYKEASGTSTSPVVAAPTINQSLENSSTAMANELFEQFAAKGR